One stretch of Thermanaerosceptrum fracticalcis DNA includes these proteins:
- a CDS encoding protein-export chaperone SecB, whose amino-acid sequence MDKVSFTKEHASKLVFSDYSVEDITFKLNPNFRFDKPIKIDFSIGTEIIANEESKDAKVTLHCSVFENAEEKNYPFTLNVIISGRFIFKGYLENEDFKRFCEMNATAILFPYLRAAITNITSVANVQPLVLPLVNIYNLQKSTN is encoded by the coding sequence TTGGACAAGGTATCTTTTACAAAAGAACATGCAAGCAAACTGGTATTTTCAGACTATTCGGTAGAAGATATAACATTTAAATTAAACCCAAATTTTAGATTTGACAAACCGATTAAAATAGATTTTTCTATAGGTACAGAAATAATTGCGAATGAGGAATCAAAGGATGCAAAAGTTACACTACATTGTAGTGTATTTGAGAATGCAGAAGAGAAAAATTATCCTTTCACACTTAATGTTATAATCTCGGGTAGATTTATTTTCAAAGGATATTTGGAAAACGAAGACTTCAAGAGATTCTGCGAAATGAATGCAACGGCTATACTTTTTCCATATCTGCGAGCTGCCATAACTAATATTACTTCGGTAGCAAATGTTCAACCATTAGTTTTACCTTTAGTCAATATTTATAATTTACAGAAGTCCACAAATTAA
- a CDS encoding sugar transferase, which yields MKRLFDLIVALILLVILSPLIILISLFVYLKMGQPVILSQQRPGLHGQPFNFYKFRTMTDERDEQGSLLPDEQRITPFGKKLRELSLDELPQLVNVIKGDMSLVGPRPLLMEYLPLYSPEQARRHLVKPGITGWAQINGRNAISWKQKFELDVWYVDNHSFWLDLKILWCTLLKVVKREGISQQGSATVEKFRGVQL from the coding sequence ATGAAGCGATTGTTTGATTTGATAGTTGCACTTATTCTCTTAGTGATTTTGTCACCCTTAATAATACTTATTTCCCTGTTTGTTTATCTAAAAATGGGGCAACCAGTTATTCTCTCCCAACAGCGACCGGGACTCCATGGCCAGCCATTCAACTTTTATAAATTTCGTACCATGACTGATGAAAGGGATGAGCAGGGCAGTTTACTGCCCGATGAGCAAAGGATCACACCCTTTGGCAAAAAATTGCGGGAGTTAAGCCTTGATGAACTCCCCCAATTAGTCAACGTAATTAAAGGAGACATGAGCCTGGTAGGACCAAGACCCCTCCTGATGGAGTACCTACCCCTCTACAGCCCGGAGCAGGCACGACGTCATCTCGTTAAGCCCGGTATTACGGGCTGGGCCCAGATCAATGGCCGCAATGCTATCAGTTGGAAGCAAAAATTTGAATTAGATGTTTGGTATGTTGACAATCACTCTTTCTGGTTAGATTTGAAAATACTCTGGTGTACCCTGCTTAAAGTAGTCAAAAGGGAAGGTATCAGCCAGCAAGGCAGTGCCACTGTAGAAAAATTTAGAGGTGTTCAATTATGA
- a CDS encoding type II toxin-antitoxin system PemK/MazF family toxin gives MYKQGDILLISIPFSDLTSNKKRPVLVLSNDNYNSKTGDVVVAAITSNLTTKDYIVMLSSSDLDEGALKVDSCIRVDKIYTLSQNIVISKFGTVKKYVIDAVKKRLYELI, from the coding sequence ATGTATAAGCAAGGCGATATATTATTAATTTCAATACCTTTTAGTGATTTGACTTCCAATAAAAAACGCCCTGTTCTTGTTTTATCCAATGATAATTATAATAGCAAAACAGGGGATGTAGTGGTTGCGGCTATTACTTCGAACCTGACAACAAAGGATTATATTGTAATGTTGTCCAGCAGTGACCTTGACGAAGGGGCCTTAAAGGTGGATTCTTGCATAAGAGTGGATAAGATTTATACCTTATCCCAAAATATTGTAATTAGCAAGTTTGGCACAGTGAAAAAATATGTTATAGATGCTGTAAAGAAAAGGCTCTACGAGTTAATATAA
- a CDS encoding glycosyltransferase family 4 protein: MQKKIWILNQYAVTPRSGSGTRHYDLAEELVKRGYEVTIFASSFDHKLRSETLPSWECLRKESINSVHFCWLKTFPYKKNDLKRILNILSYTIHVFWTCLREKKPDIIIASSFHPLTCLAGYYISLLKKCRFFAEIRDLWPQTAIDMGTIKEKSFTARALRVLEKFIYKKAERIIVLLPGAVHYMQKQGYPQDKVVYIPNGVDIARYDRKLIKDKYKSPAVDKILGEQEKKFKALYLGAHGQANALVTIVEAAELLQEQGYTDIHLFFVGDGPEKENLMRLAQQKQLHNISFHEPVSKEEVPLLLERVDIALISMLDLPLYQYGISLNKIFDYLCAKRPIVFAGNVLNDIVGQAKAGMTIPPEKPREFARAIAELYQMTEEERKTLGENGRRYVEAQHDIRRLVDTLESIF, translated from the coding sequence ATGCAGAAAAAAATCTGGATTCTCAACCAGTATGCGGTTACACCAAGATCCGGGAGCGGTACACGGCATTACGACCTGGCCGAGGAACTGGTGAAAAGGGGCTATGAAGTTACCATCTTCGCTTCGAGCTTTGACCACAAGTTAAGAAGCGAGACATTGCCCTCGTGGGAGTGCCTAAGAAAAGAAAGTATTAACAGCGTTCATTTCTGTTGGTTGAAGACTTTCCCTTATAAAAAAAATGACCTCAAAAGGATCCTCAATATCCTAAGCTATACCATACATGTTTTTTGGACCTGTCTAAGAGAAAAAAAACCAGATATCATCATTGCTTCTTCCTTTCATCCCCTAACCTGTCTGGCGGGGTATTACATATCTTTACTCAAAAAGTGTAGGTTCTTTGCTGAGATTCGAGACCTTTGGCCTCAGACAGCCATTGATATGGGGACTATTAAGGAAAAAAGCTTTACTGCCCGTGCTTTGCGCGTTTTAGAAAAATTTATTTACAAAAAGGCAGAACGGATTATTGTGCTTTTGCCCGGAGCAGTTCATTACATGCAAAAGCAGGGGTACCCTCAGGACAAAGTAGTCTATATCCCCAACGGCGTTGATATAGCTCGTTATGATAGAAAATTAATAAAGGATAAATATAAAAGTCCGGCAGTCGACAAGATCCTCGGAGAGCAGGAGAAAAAGTTCAAAGCCCTGTACCTTGGAGCCCATGGGCAGGCTAATGCCCTGGTCACCATCGTGGAAGCGGCGGAATTATTACAGGAGCAAGGTTATACAGATATTCACCTTTTTTTTGTGGGGGACGGGCCTGAGAAGGAGAACCTTATGCGGTTAGCCCAGCAGAAGCAGCTGCATAACATATCTTTCCATGAACCTGTTTCCAAAGAAGAAGTCCCGCTGCTTTTAGAACGCGTAGATATCGCGTTGATCTCTATGTTGGACCTCCCTTTATACCAGTACGGGATTAGTTTGAACAAAATATTTGATTATTTGTGTGCAAAGAGACCGATTGTCTTTGCAGGTAATGTCTTAAATGATATAGTTGGTCAGGCCAAGGCGGGTATGACCATCCCACCCGAAAAGCCTCGTGAATTTGCTCGGGCTATTGCTGAGCTCTATCAAATGACTGAGGAAGAACGAAAAACCTTAGGTGAAAATGGTAGGAGATACGTTGAAGCCCAACATGATATCCGCCGTCTCGTAGATACTTTGGAAAGTATTTTCTGA
- a CDS encoding ABC transporter ATP-binding protein: MSNVVIEVDSVSKEYRLGTISSGTLYRDMQSWWARLRGLEDPNQKIGVSSNRGPNVRFNALEDVSFSICQGDILGIVGRNGAGKSTLLKIISRITAPTKGTVKIKGRINSLLEVGTGFHPELTGRENIYLNGAIHGMKKREIDKKFDQIVEFSEIGTFIDTPVKRYSSGMYVRLAFSVAAHLDSEILIIDEVLAVGDARFQKKCLGKMEEVGKGGRTVLFVSHNLPTVSRLCSRGILLDKGRIVSTGSMDLVIKDYIEKGLSQKGVFQKPVDLDKDISFTEIRTCRENGATNHEFQYNEPVRIVFDYQVNNPVKNAALWVRLETIDSVRVFESFDYDGNSGILEERARGQYTTSLVIPSHLLNVGTYKLFAGLYNFHLGQEYESLEALAFDITEIGHLDSELRGRNTRTGIIQPRLDWETKRL; this comes from the coding sequence ATGTCTAATGTTGTAATTGAAGTAGATAGTGTGTCAAAAGAATACCGCTTAGGGACAATCAGTTCAGGCACTTTATACCGTGATATGCAGAGCTGGTGGGCAAGATTGAGAGGCTTAGAAGACCCAAATCAGAAGATAGGGGTTAGCAGCAACCGTGGGCCTAATGTGAGATTTAATGCTCTGGAAGATGTATCCTTCAGCATTTGTCAGGGTGACATCCTAGGGATAGTGGGTCGAAATGGTGCAGGTAAGTCTACCCTTCTGAAAATAATATCCAGAATAACTGCGCCCACCAAAGGAACTGTTAAAATAAAGGGTAGAATCAACAGTTTGCTGGAAGTTGGCACAGGTTTTCATCCGGAACTTACTGGTAGGGAGAACATCTACCTCAACGGCGCTATCCACGGCATGAAGAAAAGAGAGATAGATAAAAAATTTGATCAGATCGTCGAATTTTCAGAGATAGGGACGTTTATAGATACTCCTGTGAAACGTTACTCCTCGGGGATGTATGTGAGGCTTGCCTTTTCCGTAGCAGCCCATTTGGATTCAGAAATACTTATAATTGACGAGGTTTTGGCTGTAGGTGATGCCCGTTTCCAGAAGAAATGTTTGGGGAAGATGGAGGAAGTGGGAAAGGGTGGTAGAACTGTGCTGTTTGTAAGCCATAACCTACCCACGGTTTCCCGTTTGTGCAGTAGGGGTATTTTGCTGGACAAAGGCAGGATTGTATCTACAGGGTCTATGGATCTAGTGATTAAAGATTATATAGAGAAAGGTCTGTCGCAAAAAGGTGTCTTCCAGAAACCTGTGGACCTTGATAAGGATATCAGCTTTACGGAGATTAGAACATGCAGGGAGAATGGAGCTACAAACCATGAATTTCAGTACAATGAGCCTGTAAGAATAGTGTTTGATTATCAGGTCAATAACCCAGTTAAGAATGCAGCTCTCTGGGTAAGGCTTGAAACCATTGATTCAGTCAGGGTATTCGAGAGTTTCGATTACGATGGAAATTCCGGTATTTTAGAGGAACGGGCCAGGGGACAGTATACTACCTCTCTGGTAATCCCCTCTCATTTACTCAATGTAGGTACCTATAAGCTATTTGCTGGGCTGTATAATTTTCACCTGGGACAGGAATACGAGAGCCTGGAGGCTTTGGCTTTTGACATTACGGAGATCGGGCACCTGGATAGCGAACTGCGTGGCAGAAACACACGGACGGGTATTATACAACCTCGTCTGGATTGGGAGACGAAACGGCTGTAG
- a CDS encoding DUF6904 family protein, with the protein MIFIKNTPNNTGVAIYGDYQDFENLYEALHTVVGNEDEFISYDAARIRILGLCYDIRHALMGDREIEFVDNGMDDEKKRRMSVLAPDKNVYLKIYALWPEMLFITMALNEFLKLYARKQTKASYSSDLLAHNKVIWDSAVAQVRLLQSAVAACLRETVSESVFARMMNVMNGRYVSFDGYIDQYLDLLNDRFIKMGREKRLKNLSAMARRIAERDQEYWDLVSYLKEEAKEQNCTVDDLRLDLDFPDHIEW; encoded by the coding sequence ATGATATTTATAAAAAATACGCCCAATAATACAGGCGTGGCTATTTACGGCGACTATCAGGACTTTGAAAATCTTTATGAGGCATTGCATACCGTTGTGGGAAACGAGGATGAGTTTATTTCCTATGATGCGGCCCGCATAAGGATATTAGGCCTTTGCTACGATATTCGCCATGCTTTGATGGGAGACCGGGAGATTGAGTTTGTCGACAACGGCATGGATGATGAAAAGAAGCGTCGCATGTCAGTACTGGCTCCGGACAAGAATGTATATTTGAAAATATATGCGTTATGGCCGGAGATGCTTTTTATCACTATGGCCCTTAACGAGTTTTTGAAGCTTTACGCAAGAAAACAGACAAAAGCCAGCTACAGCAGTGATTTGCTTGCCCATAACAAGGTCATCTGGGACAGTGCCGTAGCACAGGTGCGTTTGCTGCAGTCAGCTGTGGCGGCATGCCTCAGAGAGACAGTGTCGGAGAGCGTATTTGCCAGGATGATGAATGTCATGAACGGAAGATACGTTTCCTTTGATGGATATATTGACCAATATCTTGACCTGCTTAATGACAGGTTTATAAAGATGGGCAGGGAAAAGCGTCTGAAAAATCTGTCAGCCATGGCCAGAAGGATTGCGGAACGGGACCAGGAGTACTGGGATTTAGTTTCTTATCTAAAGGAAGAGGCAAAGGAACAAAATTGTACAGTGGATGATTTGAGATTGGACCTGGATTTCCCGGATCATATTGAGTGGTAG
- a CDS encoding FAD-dependent oxidoreductase, translated as MRKILLLIFFAVLIPALLLAGESGGEDPPFLAYDLIVMGGEPEGIAAAVSAARNGLKTLLLEDDEALGGLMTLGKLNFLDMNYGPKKELLTQGIFQEFYKKLGNAFDVEEAKKYFLNLVQNEQNITLKLNTSFLEPILEDNKIVGVKVKEKGEIKGYRAPRIIDATVDADVAALAGVPYTVGAEDYGQKGKLMGVTLVFELKGVNWPYVFIYNNWNRLISKINSRWGDPHAGATLRAAWGYGEQALEYKPQDPMMRLRGPNLARQRNGHVLVNALLIFGVDGLDPQSKALGIERGKRELPHIIKFMQENFPGFAKAELVGVAEQLYVRETRHIVGEYRLTITDVLENRDHWDRIAHGSYPVDVQPTGPKDLGDIVGKPAIYSIPFRCLVPQKIDNLLVVGRSASFDSLAHGSARVIPVGMAAGEAAGVAAAYSIQNNLTFRDMTKSKDAISWVQERLKKQGAYLVEYTPPRPKVMDHWAYPGVRVMRELGLASGGYGNNYGLEKEVQYWDVDRLLNSVIRRASQLNPKVPFMKIPVPEQVTKGEVLLLVGEAIHGNKLTMPETTEMLVEKGILNGELKERFKDANGKPNFGEIYMIMAQLYEYLVTGVR; from the coding sequence GTGAGAAAAATTCTGCTGCTTATTTTTTTCGCTGTTTTAATCCCGGCTCTGCTGTTGGCGGGAGAGAGCGGAGGGGAAGACCCTCCCTTCTTGGCATATGATTTGATTGTCATGGGCGGCGAGCCGGAGGGCATCGCAGCTGCCGTCTCCGCTGCCCGCAATGGTTTAAAGACGCTGCTTTTGGAGGATGATGAAGCCCTGGGGGGCCTGATGACTTTAGGCAAACTAAACTTTCTCGATATGAACTACGGCCCTAAAAAAGAGCTTTTGACCCAGGGCATCTTTCAGGAGTTTTATAAAAAACTGGGCAATGCCTTTGATGTGGAGGAAGCTAAAAAGTATTTTTTGAATTTGGTTCAGAATGAACAGAATATTACCTTAAAGCTTAACACATCTTTCTTAGAACCTATATTGGAAGACAATAAAATTGTTGGTGTAAAAGTTAAGGAAAAGGGCGAAATAAAAGGATACCGCGCCCCAAGAATCATAGATGCCACCGTCGATGCCGATGTGGCTGCTCTGGCTGGGGTTCCTTATACAGTGGGTGCTGAGGACTATGGGCAAAAAGGCAAGCTCATGGGGGTAACCCTGGTCTTTGAATTAAAAGGTGTGAACTGGCCCTATGTGTTTATCTATAACAACTGGAACAGGCTGATCAGCAAGATAAATTCCAGGTGGGGAGACCCCCATGCCGGGGCCACGTTAAGAGCGGCCTGGGGGTATGGCGAGCAGGCTCTGGAGTATAAGCCTCAGGATCCCATGATGCGCCTGCGGGGACCGAACCTGGCCCGCCAAAGAAATGGGCATGTCCTGGTTAATGCCCTTTTAATCTTCGGTGTAGACGGCTTAGACCCCCAGTCAAAGGCTCTTGGTATAGAACGGGGGAAAAGGGAATTACCACATATCATAAAGTTTATGCAGGAAAATTTCCCCGGCTTTGCTAAGGCGGAGCTGGTGGGGGTGGCAGAGCAGCTTTATGTAAGAGAAACCCGGCATATCGTAGGTGAGTACCGTTTAACCATCACCGATGTCCTGGAAAACCGTGACCACTGGGACAGGATAGCCCACGGCAGCTATCCTGTGGATGTGCAGCCGACCGGCCCCAAGGATTTGGGAGATATCGTGGGTAAGCCGGCCATCTACAGTATTCCTTTTCGCTGTCTTGTGCCCCAGAAGATAGACAATCTTCTTGTGGTTGGCCGCAGTGCCTCTTTTGATTCTTTAGCCCACGGCAGCGCCCGGGTGATTCCCGTAGGGATGGCCGCCGGGGAAGCAGCAGGAGTAGCTGCTGCCTATTCAATCCAGAACAACCTTACCTTTCGGGATATGACCAAATCCAAGGATGCGATTTCCTGGGTCCAGGAAAGATTAAAGAAACAGGGAGCCTACCTGGTAGAGTATACTCCTCCCAGGCCCAAGGTGATGGACCACTGGGCTTATCCCGGAGTGCGGGTGATGCGGGAACTGGGCCTGGCTTCCGGTGGCTACGGCAATAACTATGGGCTGGAGAAGGAAGTACAGTACTGGGATGTGGACCGTCTTTTGAACAGCGTCATCAGAAGGGCGAGCCAACTGAATCCTAAGGTGCCCTTTATGAAAATTCCCGTGCCTGAACAAGTAACGAAAGGTGAAGTATTGCTTTTAGTTGGGGAAGCAATTCATGGTAACAAATTAACTATGCCTGAAACAACAGAGATGCTGGTAGAAAAAGGAATACTTAATGGAGAGCTTAAAGAAAGATTCAAGGATGCTAACGGCAAACCGAACTTTGGTGAAATATATATGATTATGGCTCAGTTGTATGAGTATTTGGTGACCGGAGTCCGGTGA
- a CDS encoding polysaccharide biosynthesis protein, with the protein MNRYSLAVLDFIIGVFAFYSAFYIRFDGQIPEVFLSVFNKFWLLYALIKITTFYFLGVYKRIWRYAGIRDLLVVVNSVSVSILVLITLGYYLRETVPRSVYILTWMLDMIMAGGIRVVPKIYYERSLKLVPRDAKHLLVIGAGDAGVLVVKELQRQALASLIPIGFIDDDTAKQNIKIMGIPVLGTRAELEQVIKENDIQQVLIAMPSAPGKVIREIVEKCRALRVPVRTLPRMYDIINGQISVDLIREVKLEDLLGREPVKLDMERIAETIRHKRVLVTGAGGSIGSELCRQICRYDPKEIALLGHDENPIFEIELELRSKYPNLKIYSIIADVKDKNRIIQIFSEKRPEIVFHAAAHKHVPLMEYSPGEAFKNNIIGTKNVAEASDRLSVETFVLISTDKAVNPTSVMGATKRIAEIIIQYMAEMSKTKFVAVRFGNVLGSRGSVIPIFQEQIRQGGPITVTHPEMRRYFMTIPEAVQLVLQAASMAQGGEIFVLDMGEPVKIVDMAKELIRLSGLEPEKDIAIQFTGIRPGEKLYEELLTSEEDTTATKHKRIFIAKKQNVNKYELDRLFTDLSRQQYPNDREIIFQWLARLEKENDKEYKVSVS; encoded by the coding sequence ATGAACAGGTATTCGCTGGCTGTCCTTGATTTTATAATCGGTGTTTTTGCTTTTTACTCAGCCTTTTATATTCGTTTCGACGGACAAATCCCGGAAGTTTTTCTAAGTGTTTTTAATAAATTCTGGCTCTTATATGCCTTAATAAAAATTACAACATTTTATTTTCTTGGTGTATACAAAAGAATATGGCGCTATGCCGGCATCAGAGACCTGCTGGTTGTCGTCAACTCTGTTTCTGTTTCTATTCTGGTTTTAATTACCCTGGGCTATTACTTGAGGGAAACTGTGCCCAGGAGTGTCTATATTCTGACATGGATGCTGGATATGATTATGGCCGGGGGTATAAGAGTTGTTCCGAAAATATACTATGAAAGAAGCTTGAAGCTAGTTCCCAGGGATGCCAAGCATCTGCTGGTAATTGGGGCCGGCGACGCCGGGGTTCTTGTGGTAAAGGAATTGCAGAGACAGGCTTTAGCCTCCTTAATCCCGATAGGATTTATTGACGACGATACAGCCAAGCAAAACATTAAGATCATGGGAATACCTGTTTTAGGGACAAGGGCAGAACTTGAACAGGTGATCAAAGAAAATGACATTCAGCAGGTTTTGATTGCCATGCCTTCAGCGCCGGGAAAAGTTATCAGAGAAATTGTGGAAAAGTGCAGGGCGCTCAGGGTACCCGTCAGGACACTGCCCAGAATGTATGACATTATTAACGGGCAAATCTCCGTGGATTTAATAAGGGAAGTGAAGCTGGAGGACCTTTTGGGCAGGGAACCTGTTAAACTGGATATGGAACGTATCGCAGAGACAATCAGGCATAAGAGGGTATTGGTTACCGGGGCGGGAGGATCTATAGGTTCAGAACTGTGCAGGCAAATATGCAGGTATGATCCCAAAGAAATAGCGTTGCTTGGTCACGATGAAAATCCAATATTTGAAATTGAGTTAGAATTGAGGAGCAAGTATCCAAATTTAAAGATTTATTCAATTATTGCCGACGTAAAGGATAAAAATAGGATTATACAAATTTTTAGTGAGAAAAGACCGGAAATAGTGTTTCATGCAGCTGCACATAAACATGTTCCGCTAATGGAATATAGTCCTGGAGAGGCTTTTAAGAATAACATTATTGGTACAAAAAATGTAGCCGAAGCTTCCGACAGATTATCGGTAGAGACTTTTGTGTTAATATCCACAGATAAAGCTGTTAATCCAACAAGTGTAATGGGAGCGACCAAGCGCATTGCCGAGATTATTATTCAATATATGGCAGAAATGAGCAAAACAAAATTTGTTGCTGTTCGGTTTGGCAATGTTCTTGGCAGCAGAGGAAGTGTTATTCCCATTTTTCAAGAACAAATAAGGCAAGGCGGACCTATCACGGTTACTCACCCTGAAATGCGGCGCTATTTTATGACTATACCGGAGGCTGTGCAGCTTGTACTGCAGGCCGCGAGCATGGCTCAGGGTGGAGAAATATTTGTTCTTGATATGGGTGAACCGGTAAAAATAGTTGATATGGCCAAAGAATTAATCCGCCTCTCTGGTCTTGAACCGGAAAAAGATATTGCCATACAGTTTACAGGCATTCGACCAGGGGAGAAGCTATATGAGGAACTATTAACAAGTGAAGAAGATACCACTGCGACAAAACACAAACGCATCTTTATCGCTAAAAAACAGAATGTTAATAAATACGAACTGGACAGACTATTCACTGATTTATCCCGGCAGCAATATCCTAACGACAGGGAAATTATTTTTCAGTGGCTTGCCCGCTTAGAAAAGGAAAATGATAAAGAATATAAAGTGAGTGTTTCTTAG
- a CDS encoding DegT/DnrJ/EryC1/StrS family aminotransferase, translating into MGNERIYLSPPHINDLEKEYVAEAFATNWVAPLGPHVDAFEKELAAYVGSRGAVALSSGTAAIHLALRLLGVDSGDTVFCSSLTFAASCNPILYQGAQPVFIDSEPESWNMSPEALKRAFQACEQSGQLPKAVIIVNLYGQSADMEPLLEICNAYGVPVIEDAAESLGATYRGRSSGTFGAFGVYSFNGNKIITTSGGGALVSDNLEALEKARFWATQARDPARHYQHSELGYNYRLSNVLAGIGRGQLKVLDERIKARRVVFQRYYDALSHIEGLDFMPEAPFGRSTRWLTAVTVNPEKCGVTALQIMEALDRENIESRPVWKPMHLQPLYMNCAYYSHWPEESVSDKLFANGLCLPSGSSLTEEEQAIVIECIKKAIAEA; encoded by the coding sequence ATGGGTAACGAGAGAATTTATTTATCCCCACCCCACATCAATGACTTGGAAAAAGAATACGTAGCCGAAGCTTTTGCTACAAATTGGGTGGCTCCTTTAGGACCCCATGTGGATGCATTTGAGAAGGAATTGGCAGCTTATGTGGGCTCCCGTGGTGCAGTGGCCCTAAGTTCAGGTACGGCAGCTATCCATCTTGCTTTGCGTCTTTTGGGTGTTGACAGTGGAGACACAGTTTTTTGTTCCTCTCTTACCTTTGCGGCCAGTTGTAACCCCATACTCTACCAGGGAGCCCAACCTGTATTCATAGATTCCGAACCGGAGTCCTGGAACATGTCTCCTGAGGCATTAAAGCGGGCATTCCAGGCTTGTGAGCAGTCAGGCCAACTACCAAAAGCCGTAATCATTGTCAACCTCTACGGGCAAAGTGCTGATATGGAGCCTTTGTTAGAGATATGCAATGCCTATGGTGTCCCTGTGATTGAAGATGCCGCTGAGTCACTGGGGGCTACATACCGGGGCAGGTCCAGTGGCACTTTTGGCGCTTTCGGCGTGTATTCCTTTAATGGTAATAAGATAATTACCACCTCTGGTGGCGGTGCCCTGGTATCAGATAATTTGGAAGCCCTGGAGAAAGCCCGTTTTTGGGCAACACAGGCTCGAGATCCGGCCAGGCATTACCAGCACAGCGAACTGGGCTATAATTACCGGTTGAGCAATGTTTTGGCTGGTATCGGCCGGGGTCAGTTGAAAGTTTTAGATGAACGAATTAAAGCTCGCCGTGTTGTATTTCAACGTTACTACGATGCTTTGTCCCATATAGAGGGGTTGGATTTTATGCCGGAAGCTCCCTTTGGCCGTTCAACGCGCTGGCTGACAGCTGTTACCGTTAATCCTGAAAAATGCGGTGTCACGGCTCTGCAGATAATGGAGGCATTGGACCGGGAGAATATTGAATCCAGGCCGGTTTGGAAGCCCATGCACCTCCAGCCTCTTTACATGAACTGTGCCTATTATTCCCATTGGCCTGAGGAGAGCGTTTCTGATAAACTTTTTGCTAACGGATTGTGCCTTCCTTCCGGCTCCAGCCTGACTGAAGAAGAACAGGCCATAGTGATAGAGTGTATAAAAAAGGCAATAGCAGAGGCATAA
- a CDS encoding acetyltransferase: protein MSGLIIVGAGGHSKVVYDAAREMGLWDRYLFVDGGLAQDSFLGWPLVKSLNDSNVVREDYKDLVVAIGSNQVRHKLLMQYAEQGFNLPVIKHPTAYISRGAVVQPGTVVLAQAAVNYSAQIGLGCIVNTSASIDHDCQLGCGVHLSPGVRLAGGVKIGNFSWVGIGSSVIQHVAIGENVIIGAQTAVIRDIEDNVTVVGVPGRIIKRHG from the coding sequence ATGAGCGGCTTAATCATTGTAGGTGCCGGTGGTCACAGCAAAGTGGTATACGACGCTGCCCGGGAGATGGGCCTCTGGGACAGGTATTTGTTTGTAGATGGCGGCCTTGCCCAGGATAGTTTTCTAGGCTGGCCCCTTGTCAAAAGCCTAAACGATTCGAATGTGGTCCGTGAAGATTACAAGGACCTGGTTGTGGCTATAGGCAGCAATCAGGTTAGGCATAAACTCCTAATGCAGTACGCTGAACAGGGCTTTAATCTTCCTGTTATTAAGCACCCTACTGCATACATCAGTAGAGGGGCTGTAGTCCAGCCTGGAACGGTTGTGTTAGCTCAGGCAGCAGTTAACTATAGTGCCCAGATAGGGTTAGGATGTATCGTCAATACCAGCGCTTCCATAGACCATGATTGTCAATTGGGCTGTGGAGTCCATCTCTCCCCAGGTGTCCGTTTAGCTGGGGGAGTAAAGATAGGTAATTTTAGTTGGGTAGGTATTGGTAGTTCTGTAATTCAGCACGTGGCTATCGGAGAGAATGTTATTATTGGGGCCCAAACAGCCGTTATTCGAGATATTGAAGACAATGTAACGGTTGTTGGTGTACCAGGAAGGATAATAAAAAGACATGGGTAA